The following are from one region of the Cytobacillus firmus genome:
- a CDS encoding glycine betaine uptake BCCT transporter encodes MKKLTPVFTVSVIFTAIFIIWGLVPKTILPNGNLDSVTASVQGFILEKFGWFYLLSASIFLIFSILLAFSKYGNIRLGKDADRPEYSYISWFAMLFSAGMGIGLVFWGVAEPMYHYFAPPFLEGQTPEAARAAMRYSFFHWGLHPWAIYTVIGLALAYFQFRKGAPGVISSILRPILGNKVDGPIGVLIDFIAVFATVFGVATSLGLGAIQISGGLSETFDSIGNNFTTQLVVILVVTILFMISAQTGLNKGIKYLSNLNIILAISLLLFLLFVGPTNFIMDLFTTTIGSYLQNLPSMSFRLSPFDQELTWFQDWTIFYWAWWIAWAPFVGTFIARISRGRTIREFVIGVLAVPTLFGALWFSVFGGTGIYLEFFEAKPIMETIEQQGMEVALFTVFDNFPFSTVLSLLAIFLISTFFITSADSATFVLGMQTTNGSLNPSGKVKFVWGIIQSASAAILLWTGGLEALQRASIIAALPFTIIMLLIVLSLAKSFKEETIPKKRDDKD; translated from the coding sequence ATGAAGAAACTGACTCCCGTTTTTACGGTTTCAGTCATATTCACAGCAATATTTATTATATGGGGATTAGTTCCGAAGACCATACTGCCAAATGGTAACCTAGATTCTGTTACAGCATCTGTTCAGGGATTCATATTGGAAAAATTCGGGTGGTTTTACCTTTTATCAGCTTCTATCTTTTTAATTTTTTCAATCCTTTTGGCATTCAGCAAGTACGGAAATATTCGTCTGGGAAAGGATGCAGACAGGCCCGAATATAGCTACATAAGCTGGTTTGCCATGCTTTTCAGTGCAGGGATGGGAATTGGTCTGGTTTTTTGGGGAGTCGCGGAGCCAATGTATCACTACTTTGCGCCACCTTTCCTAGAAGGGCAGACACCAGAAGCAGCAAGAGCTGCCATGAGGTACTCTTTCTTCCATTGGGGGCTTCATCCATGGGCTATATATACAGTTATTGGGCTTGCACTCGCTTATTTTCAGTTCAGGAAAGGTGCACCGGGAGTTATCAGTTCCATTTTAAGGCCAATTTTAGGGAACAAAGTGGATGGTCCAATTGGAGTATTAATTGATTTTATAGCCGTCTTTGCTACTGTTTTTGGTGTTGCGACATCCTTAGGTCTCGGAGCCATTCAAATATCTGGCGGACTTTCTGAAACATTTGACAGCATCGGCAATAATTTCACCACTCAATTGGTTGTTATTTTGGTTGTGACAATATTGTTTATGATTTCAGCACAAACCGGTTTAAACAAAGGAATAAAATACTTAAGTAATTTAAATATTATTTTAGCTATCTCGTTATTGCTATTTCTGCTGTTTGTTGGGCCAACAAACTTTATTATGGATCTGTTTACAACGACGATCGGCTCTTATCTTCAAAATCTTCCTTCCATGAGCTTCAGGCTCAGTCCTTTTGATCAGGAGCTGACATGGTTTCAGGACTGGACCATTTTTTATTGGGCATGGTGGATTGCCTGGGCACCATTTGTCGGCACATTCATAGCCAGAATATCAAGGGGAAGGACAATAAGAGAATTCGTCATCGGCGTGCTTGCTGTTCCTACGCTCTTTGGAGCGCTTTGGTTCTCAGTATTTGGAGGAACAGGCATATACCTTGAATTCTTTGAGGCAAAGCCAATTATGGAAACAATCGAACAGCAGGGAATGGAAGTTGCACTGTTCACCGTGTTTGATAACTTCCCTTTCAGCACTGTCCTAAGCTTATTGGCTATATTCTTGATCAGTACATTCTTTATAACTTCTGCAGATTCAGCTACATTTGTTCTTGGGATGCAGACGACAAACGGAAGCCTGAACCCTTCGGGCAAAGTTAAATTTGTCTGGGGCATTATCCAATCTGCTTCTGCAGCCATCCTTTTATGGACGGGAGGGCTGGAAGCACTGCAAAGAGCTTCTATTATAGCTGCGCTTCCTTTTACTATTATTATGCTTTTAATCGTGCTCTCGCTGGCTAAATCGTTTAAAGAAGAAACCATACCAAAAAAAAGAGATGATAAAGACTAA
- a CDS encoding small peptidoglycan-associated lipoprotein, translating to MKGLPLLLITALLLVTSSCNHKEVKEELKIDDSVKQLIFFTDNKQYEQEISYYDAIIELKRSYPELIKDMKVITEVEASHLSNYEVENCPAMLLVYQDKVLVEIKGTVSKDKIIYPLAKAMDKKIDNP from the coding sequence ATGAAAGGTCTGCCATTGTTATTGATTACTGCACTCTTACTTGTGACCTCTTCATGCAATCATAAGGAAGTAAAAGAAGAGCTGAAGATAGACGACAGTGTTAAGCAGCTTATTTTTTTTACTGATAATAAACAATATGAGCAGGAAATCTCCTATTATGATGCCATCATCGAATTAAAGAGAAGCTATCCTGAACTGATTAAAGATATGAAAGTGATTACAGAAGTAGAAGCGAGTCACTTAAGCAATTATGAGGTAGAAAACTGTCCTGCCATGCTGCTGGTGTATCAGGACAAAGTTCTAGTAGAAATAAAAGGCACTGTATCTAAAGATAAGATCATTTATCCTCTCGCCAAAGCCATGGATAAAAAGATCGATAATCCGTAA